A region from the Candidatus Kryptobacter tengchongensis genome encodes:
- a CDS encoding Coenzyme F420-reducing hydrogenase, gamma subunit, with product MKAKKPKLAVWKFASCDGCQLSLLDCEDELLDVVGAVEIAYFLEASRATVSGPYDISLVEGSITTPHDAERIHKIRKVSKYLITIGACATAGGIQALRNFKDVKEFISVVYANPAYIETLNKSTPIADHVFVDFELRGCPINKYQLIEVISAFLNKRKPNIPSYSVCMECKRKGNVCVMVSSGTPCLGPVVQAGCGAICPSYNRGCYGCFGPKETPNVFSLTEHFTKLGLKSADIVRILRNFNSYAEPFRKGSEAYER from the coding sequence ATGAAGGCAAAAAAACCGAAACTTGCTGTCTGGAAGTTTGCCTCTTGCGATGGATGTCAGCTAAGTTTGCTTGATTGTGAAGATGAGCTTCTTGATGTTGTTGGAGCGGTTGAAATTGCATATTTTCTTGAAGCGTCAAGGGCAACTGTATCAGGTCCGTATGATATTTCACTTGTTGAGGGTTCAATTACAACGCCACATGATGCAGAGAGAATTCATAAGATAAGAAAGGTTTCAAAGTATCTAATAACAATCGGAGCTTGTGCAACAGCTGGGGGAATTCAAGCATTGAGAAATTTTAAGGATGTAAAGGAGTTCATTTCTGTTGTTTATGCGAATCCAGCATATATTGAGACATTGAATAAATCAACGCCAATAGCTGATCATGTGTTTGTTGATTTTGAGCTTCGTGGCTGTCCGATAAATAAATATCAGCTAATTGAAGTTATAAGTGCATTTCTTAATAAACGCAAACCTAATATCCCTTCCTACAGTGTATGTATGGAATGCAAGAGAAAGGGAAATGTTTGTGTTATGGTTTCAAGTGGAACGCCATGCCTTGGTCCCGTTGTGCAAGCTGGATGTGGAGCGATCTGTCCGTCATATAACAGGGGTTGTTATGGATGTTTTGGACCAAAGGAAACCCCCAATGTTTTCTCATTGACTGAACATTTCACAAAACTTGGACTTAAATCAGCAGATATAGTTAGAATTTTAAGAAACTTTAATTCATACGCTGAACCATTCAGAAAAGGGAGTGAGGCATATGAAAGATAA